A portion of the Rhinoderma darwinii isolate aRhiDar2 unplaced genomic scaffold, aRhiDar2.hap1 Scaffold_1041, whole genome shotgun sequence genome contains these proteins:
- the LOC142698897 gene encoding A disintegrin and metalloproteinase with thrombospondin motifs 4-like, protein RFASVPRYVETLVVADETMATFHGAGLKRYLMTVMAATAKFFRHPSLKNPINVVVTRLVVIGRADKTNTYGGLKMTTNAAEMLRNFCEWQKGLNKPNDSDSEHFDTAILFTRQNLCGVSTCDTLGMADVGTVCDPSRSCSIVEDDGLQSAFTAAHELGHVFNMLHDNSKPCVDINRPASNTRHMMAPVMSYVDPEELWSPCSAKFITDFLDNGNGRCLLDKPHSPLRLPVPFPGNDYDSDRQCQLTFGPDSRHCPNLHTPCSSLWCTGRIDGHFMCQTKHFPWADGTQCGVGKTCMNGRCINRVEMKAYNTPVNGGWGTWGPYGECSRTCGGGVQFSHRGCNKPVPRNGGKYCEGKRTQYRSCNIQECPTGNAMTYREQQCAVYNHRNDLFKGFPSPMDWVPRYNGIAEKDQCKLTCQSRPLGYYYVLEPRVADGTPCTPDSTSVCVQGRCVHAGCDRVIGSKKKFDKCMVCGGTGSACTKTYGSFTKPRYGYNDVVNIPAGATNILIRQNSGSSSTSDGVYLALKRQNGSYALNGNYILVPSETDVNVGVGLTLRYSGATKSMETIVGRGPLKESLMVQALVVSDQRAPRLKYTFFVPKPSTRSTQPKKPAEDWMKRRAQILEILRRTRNSRK, encoded by the exons CGTTTCGCGTCCGTCCCTCGTTACGTGGAGACCCTGGTGGTTGCGGATGAGACGATGGCGACGTTCCACGGTGCAGGCCTCAAGCGTTACCTGATGACGGTCATGGCAGCGACGGCCAAATTCTTCCGACACCCGAGCTTGAAAAACCCAATTAACGTAGTGGTGACGCGGCTGGTGGTGATAGGCCGGGCGGATAAAACCAACACCTATGGCGGACTGAAGATGACCACGAACGCTGCCGAAATGCTGAGGAACTTCTGTGAGTGGCAGAAAGGCCTCAACAAGCCCAACGACTCAGACTCTGAACACTTTGACACGGCCATACTCTTCACCAGACAG AACCTCTGCGGAGTGTCCACTTGTGACACGCTGGGGATGGCCGATGTCGGGACGGTCTGCGATCCCTCTCGCAGCTGCTCCATCGTGGAGGACGACGGCTTGCAGTCCGCGTTTACGGCCGCACACGAGCTCG GACACGTGTTCAACATGCTGCACGACAACTCCAAACCGTGCGTCGACATCAACCGCCCCGCAAGCAACACCAGACACATGATGGCGCCAGTCATGTCCTATGTAGACCCAGAGGAGCTGTGGTCACCTTGCAGCGCCAAGTTCATCACGGACTTCTTGGACAACGGAAACG GTCGTTGTCTTCTGGATAAACCTCATTCTCCGCTCCGTCTACCGGTTCCATTCCCGGGTAACGACTACGACTCCGATCGTCAGTGCCAGTTGACCTTCGGGCCGGATTCTCGCCATTGCCCCAACCTGCACACCCCCTGCTCATCCCTGTGGTGTACGGGCAGGATAGACGGTCACTTCATGTGCCAAACGAAGCATTTCCCATGGGCTGATGGCACCCAATGTGGAGTGGGCAAGACCTGCATGAACGGGCGATGTATCAACCGGGTGGAGATGAAAGCTTATAAT ACACCAGTAAATGGAGGCTGGGGCACTTGGGGTCCCTACGGAGAATGCTCCAGGACGTGCGGAGGCGGCGTGCAATTCTCTCACCGCGGGTGTAACAAGCCCGTCCCGCGGAACGGAGGCAAATATTGCGAGGGGAAGCGGACGCAGTATCGGTCGTGTAATATCCAGGAGTGCCCTACCGGCAACG CGATGACCTATAGAGAACAGCAGTGCGCCGTATACAACCACAGGAACGACCTCTTTAAGGGGTTCCCATCACCCATGGACTGGGTGCCCCGTTACAACGGAATTGCCGAGAAAGATCAGTGTAAACTCACCTGCCAGTCCCGACCATTGGGATATTACTACGTCCTGGAGCCAAGA GTGGCAGACGGCACTCCTTGTACTCCGGACTCCACCTCCGTGTGCGTTCAGGGCCGTTGCGTCCATGCCGGATGTGACCGTGTCATCGGATCCAAGAAGAAATTCGACAAGTGCATGGTGTGTGGAGGAACCGGTTCGGCCTGTACCAAGACTTACGGATCCTTTACAAAACCCCG GTACGGCTACAACGATGTGGTCAACATCCCGGCCGGCGCCACCAACATCCTGATACGTCAGAACAGCGGCTCATCCTCCACCAGCGACGGGGTCTACCTGGCTTTGAAACGTCAGAATGGATCTTACGCCCTCAATGGTAAttacatcctggtgccatctgaaACGGACGTCAACGTTGGAGTCGGATTGACCTTACGCTACAGCGGAGCAACCAAATCCATGGAGACCATCGTAGGACGCGGACCTCTGAAGGAGTCCTTGATGGTTCAAGCTTTGGTGGTGAGTGACCAGAGAGCGCCACGTCTCAAGTACACCTTCTTTGTCCCCAAACCGTCCACACGTTCAACCCAACCCAAGAAACCAGCAGAAGACTGGATGAAACGAAGAGCGCAAATTCTCGAAATTCTCAGGAGGACAagaaacagccgaaaataa
- the LOC142698900 gene encoding palmitoyltransferase ZDHHC3-like: protein MAGCVRDPCGLLCILLTYLSLGYADYVILRHILLHSFTGSIWCPLHAVGFNLTVFLLLACHTRAVFSDPGAVPLPETAIDFSDLRSSTPRKSDRGNEDWTVCNRCETYRPPRAHHCRICHRCIRRMDHHCPWINNCVGELNQKYFIQFLFYTGLTSLYAMGLVLAAWLWPTKKGSGEGAEKEAPAHSHVQMAHCILLLVESALFGLFVTVIFYDQIVSIITDETPIEQLRNRLLKEAKKEVTHSRKPKMALLREVFGRGFMICWFFPCNSPPSSGGPAYSYLPDYDV from the exons ATGGCGGGCTGTGTGCGGGACCCCTGCGGACTCCTGTGTATCCTCCTCACCTACCTGAGCCTGGGCTACGCCGACTACGTCATCCTGCGGCACATCCTGCTGCACAGCTTCACCGGGAG CATTTGGTGTCCGCTCCATGCCGTCGGCTTCAATCTGACGGTCTTCCTGCTCCTGGCCTGTCACACCCGCGCCGTCTTCTCTGACCCAG GAGCCGTCCCTTTACCGGAAACCGCCATTGACTTTTCAGACTTGCGCTCTAGCACACCGCGGAAAAGTGACCGG GGTAATGAGGACTGGACGGTGTGCAACCGCTGCGAGACCTACCGCCCCCCGCGAGCTCACCACTGCCGCATCTGTCACCGCTGTATACGGAGAATGGATCACCACTGCCCCTG GATAAATAACTGTGTCGGGGAATTAAACCAAAAATATTTCATCCAGTTCCTGTTTTATACAG GCCTGACAAGTCTTTATGCCATGGGCCTAGTGCTGGCCGCTTGGCTCTGGCCAACCAAGAAGGGATCGGGGGAGGGTGCAGAGAAGGAGGCGCCCGCTCACAGCCACGTACAGAT GGCTCACTGCATCCTCCTCCTCGTGGAGTCCGCGCTCTTCGGGCTTTTCGTCACCGTTATCTTCTATGATCAG ATCGTCTCGATCATCACAGATGAGACTCCCATAGAACAACTGAGGAACAGACTCCTGAAGGAGGCCAAGAAGGAGGTCACCCACAGCCGCAAACCAAAGATGGCGCTCCTGAGGGAGGTGTTCGGTAGAG GTTTCATGATCTGCTGGTTCTTCCCGTGTAACAGCCCCCCGTCCTCCGGTGGTCCCGCATACAGTTACCTCCCTGACTATGATGTCTAG